One Cellulomonas sp. Y8 DNA segment encodes these proteins:
- a CDS encoding endonuclease/exonuclease/phosphatase family protein yields MLAAGVLLLAAAAVVVLLAPDRLGLADRTPVAQLVALRGLVACLLVGGAVLLVGAVAGWRQVAGRAGVRRPGWRLPLALAGVLVLGAAAQAAVVVGRGVDGSGAGPAADGDLVVLSFNTFGVVEADDLTALVEQQDADLVVLAETSASTARAVARALTDAGRPTTALAADSESTRVEGVALLVRDSLGGYTQTSAGLPATELGTFAAVRAGGASTAYPARSDVPSDNAYTAYPGRGDVHSDNAYTAHPRRGDVPSDGAHTAPTAYPVDAHAEQTPASPGDTAYPVDTRAERTPASPDDTAYPVDTPAEHTPASPGDTAYPVDTPAEHTPASPGDTAYPVDTGSARTTPPAPDVVVAAHTRAPSAESSMPDWRAHAVGIAEVCRSTPGAIVAGDLNATLDHPGLDDLGPCVDAAAEVGAAGLGTWPADVPRVLAAPIDHVLVDGRAWRVTAFGVLDRVGASDHRPVVAHLARR; encoded by the coding sequence GTGCTCGCGGCCGGGGTCCTGCTGCTCGCGGCCGCGGCCGTCGTCGTGCTGCTCGCCCCCGACCGGCTCGGTCTGGCGGACCGGACCCCCGTCGCCCAGCTCGTCGCGCTGCGCGGGCTCGTCGCGTGCCTGCTGGTCGGCGGGGCCGTGCTGCTGGTGGGGGCCGTCGCGGGCTGGCGGCAGGTCGCCGGGCGCGCGGGGGTGCGCCGGCCCGGTTGGCGGCTGCCCCTGGCCCTGGCAGGCGTCCTGGTGCTGGGCGCCGCCGCGCAGGCGGCCGTGGTCGTCGGTCGCGGCGTCGACGGCTCGGGCGCGGGGCCGGCCGCCGACGGCGATCTGGTCGTGCTGTCGTTCAACACCTTCGGGGTCGTCGAGGCCGACGACCTGACCGCCCTGGTCGAGCAGCAGGACGCCGACCTGGTCGTCCTGGCCGAGACGTCCGCCTCGACCGCCCGCGCCGTGGCCCGCGCGCTGACCGACGCCGGCCGCCCGACCACCGCCCTCGCCGCGGACTCGGAGAGCACCCGGGTCGAGGGCGTCGCCCTCCTGGTCCGGGACAGCCTGGGCGGCTACACGCAGACGTCCGCGGGCCTGCCCGCCACCGAGCTCGGCACCTTCGCGGCGGTGCGCGCCGGCGGTGCGTCCACCGCGTACCCCGCGAGGAGCGACGTCCCTTCCGACAACGCGTACACCGCGTACCCAGGCCGAGGCGACGTCCATTCCGACAACGCGTACACCGCGCACCCCCGCCGAGGCGACGTCCCTTCCGACGGCGCGCACACCGCACCCACCGCGTACCCGGTGGACGCCCACGCAGAACAAACCCCCGCCTCCCCGGGCGACACCGCGTACCCGGTGGACACCCGCGCAGAACGAACCCCCGCTTCCCCGGACGACACCGCGTACCCGGTGGACACCCCCGCAGAACACACCCCCGCCTCCCCGGGCGACACCGCGTACCCGGTGGACACCCCCGCAGAACACACCCCCGCCTCCCCGGGCGACACCGCGTACCCGGTGGACACGGGCTCGGCCCGGACGACCCCGCCCGCGCCCGACGTCGTGGTCGCTGCCCACACCCGCGCGCCCTCCGCGGAGTCGTCGATGCCGGACTGGCGCGCGCACGCGGTCGGGATCGCCGAGGTCTGCCGGAGCACCCCCGGCGCGATCGTCGCGGGCGACCTCAACGCGACCCTCGACCACCCCGGCCTGGACGACCTGGGCCCGTGCGTCGACGCGGCCGCCGAGGTCGGTGCGGCCGGCCTGGGGACGTGGCCCGCGGACGTGCCCCGCGTGCTGGCGGCGCCGATCGACCACGTGCTCGTCGACGGGCGGGCCTGGCGGGTGACGGCGTTCGGCGTGCTGGACCGCGTCGGCGCGAGCGACCACCGGCCCGTCGTCGCGCACCTCGCCCGCCGCTGA
- a CDS encoding NAD+ synthase, whose protein sequence is MPDQTGLRVALAQIDTCVGDLAGNADAVLTWARKAAEAGADVVAFPEMTITGYPIEDLALRASFRRGAERALADLARALDDAGLGDLTVVVGTVGERTQREHEDAPARPTNQAVVLQRGSVHQRYDKHHLPNYGVFDEFRIFTPGGEPTVVEVAGRRIGLLICEDIWQDGPVAELSDDDIDLLLVINGSPFEEGKGHIRTDLAARRAAEVAAPLAYVNMVGGQDDLVFDGGSFVIGPDGTLLASAPQFVEHLLVWDLPARGAALERGTTAQPLDPDEEIYRALVTGLAGYVRKNGFRSVVLGMSGGIDSALVAAIAADAIGGDKVVGVSMPSRWSSDHSKDDAADLAKRVGADYRVQAIKPMVDAFEGEMALDGVAAENLQARVRGVILMALSNAEGHLVLATGNKTELAVGYSTIYGDAVGGYAPLKDVDKSRVWALARWRNNHALDAGDLPPIPENSITKPPSAELRPGQVDQDSLPPYDLLDQVLDAYVEHAEGRAELLARGFDPEIVDRVLQLVDRAEWKRRQYPLGPKVTALAFGRDRRLPITTRWREPVDTAASAGTTARATGTTTDTVEQH, encoded by the coding sequence ATGCCTGACCAGACCGGACTCCGCGTCGCCCTCGCCCAGATCGACACCTGCGTGGGCGACCTCGCCGGCAACGCCGACGCCGTCCTCACGTGGGCCCGGAAGGCCGCCGAGGCCGGCGCCGACGTGGTCGCGTTCCCCGAGATGACGATCACCGGCTACCCGATCGAGGACCTGGCGCTGCGCGCCTCGTTCCGCCGCGGCGCCGAGCGCGCGCTCGCCGACCTGGCGCGGGCGCTGGACGACGCCGGCCTGGGTGACCTGACCGTGGTCGTCGGCACCGTCGGCGAGCGGACGCAGCGCGAGCACGAGGACGCCCCGGCGCGCCCCACGAACCAGGCGGTCGTGCTCCAGCGCGGCTCGGTGCACCAGCGGTACGACAAGCACCACCTGCCGAACTACGGCGTCTTCGACGAGTTCCGCATCTTCACGCCCGGCGGCGAGCCGACGGTGGTCGAGGTGGCCGGGCGCCGCATCGGCCTGCTCATCTGCGAGGACATCTGGCAGGACGGCCCGGTCGCCGAGCTGTCCGACGACGACATCGACCTGCTGCTCGTCATCAACGGCTCGCCGTTCGAGGAGGGCAAGGGGCACATCCGCACCGACCTGGCCGCGCGCCGCGCCGCCGAGGTCGCCGCGCCGCTGGCCTACGTGAACATGGTCGGCGGCCAGGACGACCTGGTGTTCGACGGCGGCTCGTTCGTCATCGGCCCGGACGGCACGCTTCTGGCGTCGGCGCCGCAGTTCGTCGAGCACCTGCTGGTCTGGGACCTGCCGGCCCGCGGGGCGGCCCTCGAGCGCGGGACGACCGCCCAGCCGCTCGACCCGGACGAGGAGATCTACCGCGCGCTCGTCACCGGCCTGGCCGGCTACGTCCGGAAGAACGGCTTCCGGTCCGTCGTGCTCGGCATGTCCGGCGGCATCGACTCCGCGCTGGTGGCCGCGATCGCGGCGGACGCGATCGGCGGCGACAAGGTCGTCGGCGTCTCGATGCCGTCGCGCTGGTCGTCGGACCACTCCAAGGACGACGCGGCCGACCTGGCGAAGCGGGTCGGCGCCGACTACCGGGTGCAGGCGATCAAGCCCATGGTCGACGCGTTCGAGGGCGAGATGGCGCTCGACGGCGTCGCCGCGGAGAACCTGCAGGCGCGCGTGCGCGGCGTGATCCTCATGGCGCTGTCCAACGCGGAGGGCCACCTGGTGCTCGCGACCGGCAACAAGACCGAGCTCGCGGTCGGCTACTCGACGATCTACGGCGACGCCGTCGGCGGGTACGCCCCGCTCAAGGACGTCGACAAGTCCCGGGTGTGGGCGCTCGCGCGCTGGCGGAACAACCACGCCCTCGACGCCGGCGACCTCCCGCCGATCCCGGAGAACTCGATCACCAAGCCGCCGTCGGCGGAGCTCCGTCCGGGCCAGGTCGACCAGGACTCGCTGCCCCCGTACGACCTGCTGGACCAGGTGCTGGACGCCTACGTCGAGCACGCCGAGGGCCGCGCCGAGCTGCTGGCCCGCGGCTTCGACCCGGAGATCGTCGACCGGGTGCTGCAGCTCGTCGACCGCGCCGAGTGGAAGCGCCGGCAGTACCCGCTCGGCCCCAAGGTCACGGCCCTGGCGTTCGGCCGGGACCGTAGGCTGCCGATCACCACGCGCTGGCGCGAGCCCGTGGACACCGCCGCCTCGGCGGGGACCACAGCGCGCGCGACCGGCACGACCACCGACACCGTGGAGCAGCACTGA
- a CDS encoding CsbD family protein, whose translation MGLDDKIANAAEKAAGKAKEATGRASDDEGLEAEGRADQSKADLKGAGEKVKDAFKH comes from the coding sequence ATGGGACTCGACGACAAGATCGCCAACGCGGCTGAGAAGGCTGCCGGCAAGGCCAAGGAGGCCACCGGGCGCGCCTCGGACGACGAGGGCCTCGAGGCCGAGGGCCGCGCCGACCAGTCGAAGGCGGACCTCAAGGGCGCCGGCGAGAAGGTCAAGGACGCGTTCAAGCACTGA
- a CDS encoding VOC family protein, with protein sequence MGLAVAQLCIDSHHPSSLARWWADVLGWRVVEEDDDEVDLEPPPGVSASPWLFLRVPDAKRVKNRLHVDVRPPDGSDQATELERLLALGAVQVDIGQGPDATWHVLADPEGNEFCLLRSTPSELAALLAAEAAGSAEAAAP encoded by the coding sequence ATGGGACTCGCCGTGGCGCAGCTGTGCATCGACTCGCACCACCCCTCGTCGCTCGCCCGCTGGTGGGCCGACGTGCTGGGCTGGCGCGTCGTCGAGGAGGACGACGACGAGGTCGACCTGGAGCCGCCGCCCGGGGTCTCCGCGTCGCCCTGGCTGTTCCTGCGGGTGCCGGACGCCAAGCGCGTGAAGAACCGGCTGCACGTCGATGTGCGGCCGCCGGACGGATCCGACCAGGCCACCGAGCTCGAGCGGCTGCTCGCGCTCGGCGCGGTGCAGGTCGACATCGGTCAGGGCCCGGACGCCACCTGGCACGTGCTCGCCGACCCGGAGGGCAACGAGTTCTGCCTGCTGCGCTCGACGCCGTCCGAGCTCGCGGCGCTGCTCGCCGCGGAGGCAGCCGGGTCGGCGGAGGCCGCCGCACCCTGA
- the map gene encoding type I methionyl aminopeptidase gives MTSVHAPRPALVPGTVSPRRPVPASIPRPEYVDRPAPTPYTGSDVVAPEVVERIRVSARIAAQALQEVGRHVAPGVTTDELDRIGHEFLLDHHAYPSTLGYRGFPKSVCTSVNEVICHGIPDSTVLEDGDIVNLDITAYVDGVHGDNNATFLCGDVDEESRLLVERTEEALARAIKAVRPGREVNVIGRVIEKYAARFGYGVVRDYTGHGVGEAFHTGLVIPHYDAAPMYDRVIEPGMVFTIEPMLNLGTADWTTWDDGWTVVTADLRRSAQFEHTLLVTDTGAEILTLP, from the coding sequence ATGACGTCCGTGCACGCGCCGAGGCCGGCGCTGGTCCCGGGCACCGTGAGCCCCCGGCGACCGGTCCCCGCCTCGATCCCCCGCCCCGAGTACGTCGACCGGCCCGCGCCGACCCCGTACACCGGCAGCGACGTCGTCGCCCCCGAGGTCGTCGAGCGCATCCGGGTGTCCGCGCGGATCGCCGCGCAGGCGCTGCAGGAGGTCGGCCGGCACGTCGCGCCCGGGGTCACCACCGACGAGCTCGACCGCATCGGCCACGAGTTCCTGCTCGACCACCACGCGTACCCGTCGACGCTCGGCTACCGCGGCTTCCCGAAGTCGGTCTGCACCTCGGTGAACGAGGTCATCTGCCACGGCATCCCCGACTCCACCGTCCTCGAGGACGGCGACATCGTGAACCTCGACATCACCGCCTACGTCGACGGCGTGCACGGCGACAACAACGCGACGTTCCTGTGCGGCGACGTGGACGAGGAGTCCCGGCTGCTCGTGGAACGGACCGAGGAGGCGCTGGCGCGCGCGATCAAGGCGGTGCGCCCCGGCCGCGAGGTCAACGTCATCGGGCGGGTCATCGAGAAGTACGCCGCGCGGTTCGGCTACGGCGTCGTGCGCGACTACACCGGCCACGGCGTCGGCGAGGCGTTCCACACCGGGCTCGTCATCCCGCACTACGACGCGGCCCCGATGTACGACCGGGTCATCGAGCCCGGGATGGTGTTCACGATCGAGCCGATGCTCAACCTGGGCACCGCCGACTGGACGACGTGGGACGACGGGTGGACCGTGGTCACCGCGGACCTGCGCCGCAGCGCGCAGTTCGAGCACACCCTGCTGGTCACCGACACCGGAGCGGAGATCCTCACACTCCCATGA
- a CDS encoding SPOR domain-containing protein, which yields MSRTAQDEEDGPVADEFYYNTETGQVEQGKQSTWSHLMGPYPTREAAQHALEKARSRTEAWDEEDRRDG from the coding sequence GTGAGCCGGACGGCCCAGGACGAGGAGGACGGACCCGTGGCCGACGAGTTCTACTACAACACCGAGACCGGGCAGGTCGAGCAGGGCAAGCAGTCGACGTGGTCGCACCTGATGGGCCCCTACCCGACGCGCGAGGCGGCGCAGCACGCGCTGGAGAAGGCCCGGTCCCGCACCGAGGCGTGGGACGAGGAGGACCGCCGGGACGGCTGA
- the panB gene encoding 3-methyl-2-oxobutanoate hydroxymethyltransferase produces the protein MSEQPTPAATPAPAPRRVRVHHLAEAKARGERLTMLTAYDFATARIFDDAGIDLLLVGDSIGNTMLGHASPIPVTVDEMIPPTRAVVRAARRALVVADLPFGSYEAGPAQALATAARYLKEAGAHAVKFEGGVRVAPQIRALTDAGIPVVGHLGFTPQSENTLGGHRVQGRGDEAAERLAEDALAVQEAGAVAVVLEMVPAPVAARVTEILRIPTIGIGAGAECDGQVLVWTDMAGMGEWSPRFAKAFAPVGQLLGEAARAYAAEVRGGQWPDAEHSFLS, from the coding sequence ATGTCCGAGCAGCCGACCCCGGCAGCCACCCCCGCACCCGCGCCGCGGCGCGTCCGCGTGCACCACCTCGCCGAGGCGAAGGCCCGCGGCGAGCGGCTCACGATGCTCACCGCCTACGACTTCGCGACGGCGCGCATCTTCGACGACGCGGGGATCGACCTGCTGCTCGTCGGCGACTCGATCGGCAACACCATGCTCGGCCACGCCTCGCCGATCCCGGTGACGGTCGACGAGATGATCCCGCCGACCCGCGCCGTCGTGCGGGCGGCCCGCCGGGCGCTCGTCGTCGCGGACCTGCCGTTCGGCTCCTACGAGGCCGGCCCGGCGCAGGCCCTCGCGACCGCCGCGCGGTACCTCAAGGAGGCCGGCGCGCACGCCGTGAAGTTCGAGGGCGGCGTGCGGGTGGCCCCGCAGATCCGCGCCCTCACGGACGCCGGCATCCCCGTCGTCGGGCACCTGGGCTTCACCCCGCAGTCGGAGAACACGCTCGGCGGACACCGGGTGCAGGGCCGCGGCGACGAGGCGGCCGAGCGGCTCGCCGAGGACGCCCTGGCCGTGCAGGAGGCCGGCGCGGTCGCGGTCGTCCTCGAGATGGTGCCGGCGCCGGTCGCCGCGCGCGTCACCGAGATCCTGCGCATCCCGACGATCGGCATCGGCGCGGGCGCCGAGTGCGACGGCCAGGTGCTCGTCTGGACCGACATGGCCGGCATGGGCGAGTGGTCGCCGCGGTTCGCCAAGGCGTTCGCCCCGGTCGGCCAGCTGCTGGGCGAGGCCGCCCGGGCGTACGCCGCCGAGGTGCGCGGCGGGCAGTGGCCCGACGCCGAGCACTCGTTCCTCAGCTGA
- a CDS encoding M15 family metallopeptidase, with the protein MRRDSAVQQPAAARSMSPAGSSAPRSSAPGSSAPRGPRPPARQPRLRLTRRGVVVLGVAAAVVIALVVTLVVAVVRLLGGPEPAAEPDPVPVAVVDASCVPDATTSQNCWPAFDDGADPQLEISPWVTGRLRGGDVRFVLEHVAARFDAEVEPVDPASSWGWGYRTVRGEEDEAGDGLSNHASGTSIDLNATEHPLGAQDTFDDDQVAAIRAILAEVHPAVAWGGDFDGRRDEMHFEIVGSPEVVAEVAARLRGEAPAG; encoded by the coding sequence ATGCGCCGCGACTCCGCCGTCCAGCAGCCGGCCGCGGCGCGCTCCATGTCCCCTGCGGGGTCCTCCGCCCCGCGCTCGTCGGCACCCGGGTCGTCGGCCCCGCGCGGCCCGCGCCCGCCGGCCCGGCAGCCCCGGCTGCGCCTGACCCGGCGCGGCGTGGTGGTCCTCGGGGTCGCGGCGGCCGTGGTGATCGCCCTCGTCGTGACCCTCGTCGTCGCCGTCGTCCGGCTCCTGGGCGGACCGGAGCCCGCCGCCGAGCCGGACCCGGTGCCGGTCGCCGTCGTCGACGCCTCGTGCGTGCCCGACGCGACGACCTCGCAGAACTGCTGGCCCGCGTTCGACGACGGCGCCGACCCCCAGCTCGAGATCTCCCCGTGGGTCACCGGCCGGCTCCGCGGCGGGGACGTCCGGTTCGTGCTCGAGCACGTGGCCGCGAGGTTCGACGCCGAGGTCGAGCCGGTCGACCCCGCGAGCTCGTGGGGCTGGGGCTACCGCACGGTGCGCGGCGAGGAGGACGAGGCCGGCGACGGGCTGTCGAACCACGCCTCGGGCACGTCGATCGACCTCAACGCGACCGAGCACCCGCTCGGCGCCCAGGACACGTTCGACGACGACCAGGTCGCGGCGATCCGCGCGATCCTCGCGGAGGTGCACCCGGCGGTCGCGTGGGGCGGCGACTTCGACGGCCGGCGCGACGAGATGCACTTCGAGATCGTCGGCTCCCCCGAGGTCGTCGCCGAGGTGGCCGCCCGCCTGCGCGGCGAGGCGCCGGCGGGCTGA
- a CDS encoding glutamine synthetase family protein, whose protein sequence is MDRQQEFVLRTVEERDIRFIRLWFTDVLGTLKSVAVAPAELEAAFSEGIGFDGSSIEGLTRVYEADMIAKPDPTTFQVLPWRGERHGTARMFCDILTPEGEPSLADSRNVLKRALARASEKGFTFYTHPEVEFYLFDAPADPTQPLVPVDQGGYFDHVPRGTAHDFRRAAITMLESMGISVEFSHHEAGPGQNEIDLRYADALTTADNIMTFRTVVKEVALEQGVFASFMPKPLADQPGSGMHTHLSLFEGDRNAFHEPGGHLELSKTARSFIAGLLKHAAEITAVTNQFTNSYKRLWGGAEAPSYICWGHNNRSALVRVPMYKPGKSNSARIEYRAVDSATNPYLAFAVLLAAGLKGVEEGYELPEGADDDVWELTDAERRALGIEPLPATLENAIAVMERSELVAETLGEHVFDFVLKNKKREWEEYRSQVTPYELRRFLPML, encoded by the coding sequence ATGGACAGGCAGCAGGAGTTCGTCCTCCGCACCGTGGAGGAGCGCGACATCCGTTTCATCCGGCTCTGGTTCACCGACGTGCTGGGGACGCTGAAGTCCGTCGCCGTCGCGCCGGCCGAGCTCGAGGCGGCCTTCTCGGAGGGCATCGGGTTCGACGGCTCCTCGATCGAGGGCCTGACCCGGGTCTACGAGGCGGACATGATCGCCAAGCCCGATCCGACGACGTTCCAGGTGCTGCCCTGGCGCGGGGAGCGGCACGGCACCGCGCGCATGTTCTGCGACATCCTCACCCCCGAGGGCGAGCCGTCGCTGGCGGACAGCCGCAACGTGCTCAAGCGCGCGCTGGCCCGGGCGAGCGAGAAGGGCTTCACCTTCTACACGCACCCCGAGGTCGAGTTCTACCTGTTCGACGCCCCGGCCGACCCGACGCAGCCGCTGGTCCCCGTCGACCAGGGCGGCTACTTCGACCACGTGCCGCGCGGCACCGCCCACGACTTCCGGCGCGCCGCGATCACGATGCTGGAGTCCATGGGCATCTCGGTGGAGTTCTCCCACCACGAGGCCGGCCCGGGCCAGAACGAGATCGACCTGCGGTACGCCGACGCCCTGACCACCGCGGACAACATCATGACGTTCCGCACCGTGGTCAAGGAGGTCGCGCTGGAGCAGGGCGTGTTCGCGTCCTTCATGCCGAAGCCGCTGGCCGACCAGCCGGGCTCCGGCATGCACACCCACCTGTCGCTGTTCGAGGGCGACCGGAACGCCTTCCACGAGCCGGGCGGCCACCTGGAGCTGTCGAAGACGGCGCGGTCGTTCATCGCGGGCCTGCTCAAGCACGCCGCCGAGATCACCGCGGTGACCAACCAGTTCACCAACTCGTACAAGCGGCTGTGGGGCGGCGCCGAGGCGCCGTCGTACATCTGCTGGGGCCACAACAACCGGTCCGCGCTGGTCCGGGTGCCGATGTACAAGCCGGGCAAGTCCAACTCGGCGCGCATCGAGTACCGCGCGGTCGACTCGGCCACCAACCCGTACCTGGCGTTCGCGGTGCTGCTGGCCGCGGGCCTCAAGGGCGTCGAGGAGGGCTACGAGCTGCCCGAGGGCGCCGACGACGACGTGTGGGAGCTGACCGACGCCGAGCGCCGCGCGCTGGGCATCGAGCCGCTGCCGGCCACGCTGGAGAACGCGATCGCCGTCATGGAGCGGTCCGAGCTGGTCGCCGAGACGCTGGGCGAGCACGTGTTCGACTTCGTGCTGAAGAACAAGAAGCGCGAGTGGGAGGAGTACCGCTCGCAGGTCACGCCCTACGAGCTGCGCCGCTTCCTCCCGATGCTCTGA
- the ppgK gene encoding polyphosphate--glucose phosphotransferase: MSNHHGKNEQTAFGIDIGGSGIKGAPVDLATGEFAADRVRIPTPQPATPAAVAETVVELVERFDLPEDAAIGVTFPAVVQHGVARSAANVDGSWIGTNIEHVLGDALGRPVLAVNDADAAGYAETLYGAARSTSGVTFICTLGTGIGTAIVADGVLVPNLELGHLEIDGHDAESRAADSAREREDLDFPQWAERLQRYFGVIEDLFWPDLIVVGGGVSKHHEKFLPLLHLRAPIVPAQLRNAAGIVGAAALAARAGTPVAGVKGD; encoded by the coding sequence ATGAGCAACCACCACGGCAAGAACGAGCAGACGGCGTTCGGCATCGACATCGGCGGGTCCGGCATCAAGGGCGCGCCGGTCGACCTGGCCACGGGCGAGTTCGCCGCCGACCGCGTCCGCATCCCCACCCCCCAGCCGGCCACCCCCGCCGCGGTCGCGGAGACGGTCGTCGAGCTGGTCGAGCGGTTCGACCTGCCCGAGGACGCCGCCATCGGCGTGACGTTCCCGGCGGTCGTCCAGCACGGTGTCGCCCGGTCCGCCGCGAACGTCGACGGCTCCTGGATCGGCACCAACATCGAGCACGTCCTCGGCGACGCGCTCGGCCGGCCGGTCCTCGCGGTCAACGACGCCGACGCCGCCGGCTACGCCGAGACCCTGTACGGCGCCGCGCGCTCGACCTCCGGCGTCACGTTCATCTGCACGCTCGGCACCGGCATCGGGACCGCGATCGTCGCCGACGGCGTCCTGGTGCCGAACCTCGAGCTGGGGCACCTCGAGATCGACGGCCACGACGCCGAGTCGCGCGCCGCCGACTCCGCGCGCGAGCGCGAGGACCTCGACTTCCCGCAGTGGGCCGAGCGGCTCCAGCGGTACTTCGGCGTCATCGAGGACCTGTTCTGGCCGGACCTCATCGTCGTCGGCGGCGGCGTGTCCAAGCACCACGAGAAGTTCCTCCCGCTGCTGCACCTGCGCGCGCCGATCGTGCCGGCGCAGCTGCGGAACGCGGCCGGCATCGTCGGCGCCGCCGCGCTCGCCGCCCGGGCCGGCACCCCCGTCGCGGGGGTCAAGGGCGACTGA
- a CDS encoding GNAT family N-acetyltransferase has product MAGVQPALTLRPMTAEHAEGVLAVFAEGIATGHATFESAAPAWAEFDASHLPEHRFVALDAAPSAPAGPVLGWVAASPVSRRAVYAGVVEASLYVGAAARGRGVGRALMDALLASAEVGGVWTVQSTVFPENAGSLALHAAAGFRVVGRRERIARMTHGPLAGEWRDVVLLERRL; this is encoded by the coding sequence ATGGCCGGCGTGCAGCCCGCCCTGACCCTCCGCCCGATGACCGCGGAGCACGCCGAGGGGGTGCTCGCGGTGTTCGCGGAGGGGATCGCGACCGGGCACGCGACGTTCGAGAGCGCGGCGCCGGCCTGGGCGGAGTTCGACGCCTCCCACCTGCCGGAGCACCGCTTCGTCGCGCTGGACGCCGCCCCCAGCGCACCCGCCGGCCCCGTCCTCGGCTGGGTCGCCGCCTCCCCGGTGTCCCGTCGCGCGGTGTACGCGGGCGTGGTCGAGGCGTCGCTGTACGTCGGGGCCGCCGCCCGCGGCCGCGGGGTCGGGCGTGCGCTCATGGACGCCCTGCTCGCGTCGGCGGAGGTCGGCGGGGTGTGGACCGTGCAGTCGACGGTGTTCCCCGAGAACGCCGGCAGCCTGGCGCTGCACGCCGCGGCGGGGTTCCGGGTGGTGGGCCGGCGGGAGCGGATCGCCCGGATGACGCACGGACCGCTGGCCGGGGAGTGGCGCGACGTCGTGCTGCTGGAGCGCCGTCTCTGA